One window of Campylobacter sp. RM12651 genomic DNA carries:
- the mltG gene encoding endolytic transglycosylase MltG, translating into MNIKRILIILFMCFDVLSIFVLAILFYLLQPVKSNSVVFIPQGSNAKIITSLNNTKLQFSKIDQYLLLFFGHPQSGWIAVSKPILTRYEFLKELTTNKAALVNLTLIPGETSEYFLREIAAKKLNLNPDKLLDELYSQSNRKEGMLTPDTYSIPLGISERLFIKYLLEFTKKRNETISKKVFGDYTEYKFYRFIIVASIIQKEAANESEMPIVASVIYNRLNKGMKLQMDGMLNYGMNSHIKVTPQMIREDNSEFNSYKNSGLPSVSICNVSTQAILAAISPAKTNYLYFMRDKRTGTHRFNTTLAAHEKEIERQR; encoded by the coding sequence ATGAATATAAAAAGAATTTTAATTATTTTATTTATGTGTTTTGATGTTTTAAGCATTTTTGTCCTAGCGATTTTGTTTTACTTATTGCAGCCTGTTAAGTCAAATTCTGTTGTATTTATACCACAAGGCTCTAATGCTAAAATTATAACAAGTTTAAATAACACTAAATTGCAATTTAGCAAAATAGACCAATATTTGTTATTATTTTTTGGACACCCGCAAAGTGGTTGGATAGCAGTATCTAAACCTATTTTAACAAGATATGAATTTTTAAAAGAGCTAACTACAAATAAAGCTGCGTTAGTTAATCTTACTTTAATTCCAGGTGAAACAAGTGAATATTTTTTAAGAGAAATTGCAGCAAAAAAACTTAATTTGAATCCTGATAAATTATTAGATGAATTATATTCTCAATCAAATAGAAAAGAAGGTATGCTAACTCCTGATACTTATTCAATTCCATTAGGAATTAGTGAAAGATTGTTTATAAAATATTTATTAGAATTTACAAAAAAAAGAAATGAAACAATTAGTAAAAAAGTGTTTGGAGATTATACTGAATATAAATTTTATAGATTTATTATAGTAGCTAGTATTATTCAAAAAGAAGCTGCTAATGAAAGCGAAATGCCTATTGTAGCGAGTGTTATTTATAATAGATTAAATAAAGGTATGAAACTACAAATGGATGGAATGCTAAATTATGGTATGAATTCTCACATAAAAGTAACTCCACAAATGATTAGAGAAGATAATTCAGAATTTAATTCTTATAAAAATTCTGGTTTACCAAGTGTTTCAATTTGTAACGTTTCTACACAAGCAATTTTGGCAGCAATTTCTCCAGCTAAGACAAATTATTTATATTTTATGAGAGATAAAAGGACTGGTACACATAGGTTTAATACAACTTTAGCAGCTCACGAAAAAGAAATAGAAAGGCAAAGATAA
- a CDS encoding AsmA-like C-terminal domain-containing protein — protein MLKTSKHINKIIKILFIFIFLIIAFVFVLANGISIKDFKLINIEISELYLKLDKKLILNINKVYIKKANSNEALDINQIRKKILSLKEYKQVFLFFQSINIKNIQINDALVKIYYDENQLNIQSDDIEANIKINLYSNELLANITNLKYKNLYFYGDIKIAKDVEIKGYLHSINNDLNAKINIINTKNDFLLGVDNLEIKNQQEAFKHIENYLKPILKEWLITRVKFDNFKGSFIVKIKNNQLENTLGEGVFTNVIANYNDKAPNAYAKEVKLSLKDYSLKLLANNLNSQDNITTIDEFNLTIDNLLKPNIDINIISNNTLYNSEIEKILNAYNVVLGLKQNSGKTSTLVNIKLNNDHTHNVKVDVKTNGNYSFSNFNFNANLNISVNDNLVAIQGNADTKELKISNADINLDTKTKLASVNIKTLGIDYKDYFYYSDKAKMNLNLNNKTLDFPALNTTIYFDKNLLIKSDISSIISYSKQLKKLNFNDGDIELSSKDGAFFVNIFNAKFDFNLYKNNPNNLDNNYKYTQDDFYISIQNNITTINTKSNLINLNSQNNKTTINLNNLIIDANKLNNDENNDSNNNIALNLLNSKIIYKDFLFNFKNLKLNKNPYETSISASFIKGGDLIAQIGKNNFKAYLRELSHQALNEIVNKEVFISGEIDLDAKGNTLSDYEGLINIRNAYLSNTKNYINLIAFIESIPALVTFNKPGFTKKGLGIKFGSIEFRNKNDIINIDKVNILGYNIDCSGQGIINTKSKTADITLNIFTLKNTNKIISNIPIVKEIFIGGKDNKIATQLKISGSLDNLEYKTSLAKDILTSPFILMKNIITLPKNIIDR, from the coding sequence ATGCTTAAAACATCAAAACACATAAATAAAATAATTAAAATTCTTTTTATATTCATATTCTTAATAATCGCCTTTGTATTTGTATTAGCCAATGGAATTTCAATTAAGGATTTTAAATTAATTAATATTGAAATCTCTGAGCTTTATTTGAAACTTGATAAAAAACTAATCTTAAATATAAATAAAGTTTATATAAAAAAAGCAAATAGCAACGAAGCACTAGATATAAATCAAATTAGAAAAAAAATATTAAGCCTTAAAGAATACAAACAAGTATTTTTATTTTTTCAAAGTATTAATATAAAAAATATTCAAATAAATGATGCTTTAGTAAAAATATATTATGATGAAAACCAATTGAATATCCAATCAGATGATATTGAAGCAAATATAAAAATAAATCTATACTCAAATGAGCTTTTAGCAAACATAACAAATCTAAAATATAAAAACTTATATTTTTATGGAGATATAAAGATAGCTAAAGATGTTGAAATTAAAGGATATTTACACTCTATAAACAATGATTTAAACGCAAAAATAAATATAATAAATACAAAAAATGATTTTTTATTAGGCGTTGATAATTTAGAGATTAAAAATCAACAAGAAGCATTTAAGCATATTGAAAATTATTTAAAACCAATACTAAAAGAATGGCTAATAACTAGAGTAAAATTTGATAATTTTAAAGGTAGCTTTATTGTAAAAATAAAAAATAATCAACTAGAAAATACCTTAGGAGAAGGTGTTTTTACAAATGTAATTGCAAATTATAATGATAAAGCACCAAATGCTTATGCAAAAGAAGTTAAATTAAGCTTAAAAGATTATAGTTTAAAGCTATTAGCAAATAATTTAAATTCTCAAGACAATATCACGACTATTGATGAATTTAATTTAACAATAGATAATTTATTAAAGCCAAATATTGATATAAATATCATCTCAAATAATACGCTTTACAATAGTGAAATAGAAAAAATACTAAATGCTTATAATGTTGTTTTAGGGTTAAAGCAAAATAGTGGTAAAACAAGCACCTTAGTTAATATAAAACTAAATAACGACCATACTCACAATGTAAAAGTAGATGTTAAAACCAATGGAAATTATTCTTTTAGCAATTTTAACTTTAACGCTAATTTAAATATAAGTGTAAATGATAATTTAGTAGCAATTCAAGGTAATGCAGATACAAAAGAATTAAAAATAAGCAATGCGGATATAAATTTAGATACTAAAACCAAATTAGCAAGTGTAAATATAAAGACTTTAGGAATTGATTATAAAGATTATTTTTATTACAGCGATAAAGCAAAAATGAATTTAAATCTAAATAATAAAACTTTAGATTTTCCGGCATTAAATACCACAATATATTTTGATAAAAATTTACTTATAAAAAGCGATATTTCAAGTATTATTAGTTATTCAAAGCAACTTAAAAAATTAAATTTTAATGATGGAGATATTGAATTAAGTAGTAAAGATGGGGCATTTTTTGTAAATATATTTAATGCTAAATTTGATTTTAATTTATATAAAAATAATCCAAATAATTTAGATAATAATTATAAATATACTCAAGATGACTTTTATATAAGTATTCAAAACAACATAACCACAATAAATACCAAAAGCAATCTTATTAATTTAAATTCTCAAAACAATAAAACAACTATTAATCTAAATAATCTAATAATAGACGCAAATAAATTAAATAATGATGAAAATAATGATAGCAATAATAATATAGCTCTTAATTTATTAAATTCTAAGATTATTTATAAAGATTTTTTATTTAATTTCAAGAATTTAAAACTAAATAAAAATCCTTATGAAACTTCAATCAGTGCAAGTTTTATTAAAGGTGGAGATTTGATAGCCCAAATAGGAAAAAACAATTTTAAAGCCTACCTAAGAGAACTAAGCCATCAAGCACTAAATGAAATCGTAAATAAAGAAGTTTTTATAAGTGGAGAAATTGATTTAGATGCAAAAGGCAATACTTTAAGTGATTATGAAGGCTTAATTAATATAAGAAATGCCTATTTATCAAATACCAAAAACTACATAAATCTAATCGCATTTATAGAAAGCATACCGGCTTTAGTAACTTTTAATAAGCCGGGTTTTACAAAAAAAGGTTTAGGGATAAAATTTGGCTCAATTGAATTTAGAAATAAAAATGACATTATAAATATTGATAAGGTTAATATTTTAGGTTACAACATAGATTGTAGCGGTCAAGGCATTATTAATACAAAATCAAAAACAGCAGATATTACTCTTAATATTTTTACTCTAAAAAATACAAATAAAATCATAAGCAATATTCCTATCGTAAAAGAAATATTTATAGGCGGTAAGGATAATAAAATAGCTACTCAATTAAAAATTAGCGGTAGTTTAGACAATCTTGAATATAAAACTAGCCTAGCTAAAGATATATTAACAAGTCCTTTTATACTTATGAAAAATATCATCACTCTACCTAAAAATATAATAGATAGATAA
- a CDS encoding autotransporter outer membrane beta-barrel domain-containing protein, whose product MNRTIKLSLITFILAGGGNLALADTIPSTANTLVQSNTINVSNSSNKNYNAAETDKIINQTGGTLNIGNTTAKNYTDLKVTSTGGTTNIKNASITNGKLDLDSRVDFDGVVNFIKTDLQGNKNSSNFNYLLKDTASVTFDGSVISDVKLEAWSEDNTNGALVIKNSLIYDSQLGFEKINSTSKLTQRPYVPKLTLESVIFDKTQDEKTSNIFARDLNINNSSIIGTEIRIKNNAEIDSTFIDDSSIILQNTSSISIKNNSNINANINSVSVNNNAINTNVTLDNSEISGSINAGNLTATNGSIINSKSIISGTTNISDSTIKADISSKNLNITNSTASGTADKKLDIQSTGNHMQLNGVTFSDVALSSGNNRIDLNGDNTFNRILVKNENIKGTGHHITLGNNASATFNDSEFINTAINNFSSSNTNTTTFNNSKLTNTAVGLASTLDNVVFNGGSIVNNDKNISILANNIEFNSTKVISNLGTIKSNNNKYVFNNSEYQGNINLGNTYFNNTKVNADFIGGKIYFDGLSSVSGTLKGANIYLNDENKKVLSDIIYEKGLVIAEQSLKFDGKEDFKDKEYNFGFFVENDVTLDINNLKMSNNSINAWRKNSADSLVNNKVNISNSSLKEVGIGIHNNSSLIKYMTDYLSFTKTTITNNNANNMIYAKVIDIKDSNITAPMITTLNQEYLNSTSNAIYYKINKIGTFLNIDNSIINSSVETGELHLKNNSVLNGNIQGTQKVYIDNSTLNGNITKDNRNTCFEHEGCSKEVEDVIITNSTIKGDINEVGNVSLTNTNLEASNVIVKNDISIDNSTSTEAKTITGNFKVGNDFKSSNTIIQGSINTTNNMELNNSNIKGDITANNLTLNNSSITNKADGSTNTINVTNDLTINNESQTTIDGNFKVGNDFKSSNTIFSGDITANKLLSDEKSTFQGNVSADSISAVGSIFKQTLTITGDSKNNVLDKATLEQGIIIDSKDAKVSVINGSEIKGEIKNEGFINVEEGSKVSEKVTGSGILKTDGAFYEDNVSMGKIEGENNTFKGDVIITNTNTEVKADNNTFLGNVSVNNGKLSATTNNNFKDINANNIDFINDDIKTTDEIKAQTIKVDDKLVIKNIDLKTTSISANKGEITNSNVFLNNTNEGSKDTKVFLKGKDDNASSVYDKAEITSGDYTIEKSAIKGGIRANTLTTTNSKIVGQLAVNNLNATNSTFYITGGGYNTSLYNHFSGAIIARYGASGFNNIINISNTNLGLLINGYVPIAIINNTNNSNTTNSNSTRADAIATTPKVVNKDFFKVTYTTPISSVLLSPNLVHYTTMQDENGTKEVWSVGLAGKELSKDEIQAIIDGKGNVNYTTTELINKNYKDYFMSELLDDNTKAELKSIINTPYYVAKNQAEILNDRFTYLRDDIKNHGFWVNNSYNYLKTNYNDLRNKGTSVGIDKNISLDRFNLTYGVFANISRLEINKALSSSTNVRSFGAYASTNFYNGSFIDYSLAYVTLKNKFEAKKIDLYTTNYLDLYQIGLGLGHRFSINNNYLEPNIKLIATRYKDLDLKGTNASIETKKGLQASIKAGVKAGVEFNKNFSLVTELQYFKDLNALSKSKVVALLENNFNNIQDSGLNAKIGFLVKPNSKLDINADFTKNISNEFDTGYRLNLGFSYKF is encoded by the coding sequence ATGAATAGAACTATAAAATTATCTTTAATAACTTTTATATTAGCGGGGGGGGGTAATTTAGCTCTTGCTGATACTATTCCAAGCACTGCTAATACATTAGTGCAAAGTAATACTATTAATGTAAGTAATAGTAGCAATAAAAATTATAATGCAGCTGAAACCGATAAAATTATTAATCAAACTGGTGGAACACTAAATATAGGTAATACTACTGCTAAAAATTATACAGATTTAAAAGTAACTTCAACCGGTGGAACTACAAATATTAAAAATGCAAGCATTACTAATGGCAAGTTAGACTTAGATAGTAGAGTTGATTTTGATGGAGTGGTTAATTTTATTAAAACTGATTTACAAGGGAATAAGAATTCAAGTAATTTTAATTATCTACTTAAAGATACTGCTAGTGTTACTTTTGATGGTTCAGTAATTAGCGATGTTAAATTAGAAGCTTGGTCGGAAGATAATACAAATGGTGCTTTAGTTATTAAAAATTCATTAATTTATGATAGTCAGTTGGGTTTTGAAAAGATAAATTCAACTAGTAAATTAACACAAAGACCTTATGTGCCAAAATTAACATTAGAAAGTGTTATATTTGACAAAACTCAAGATGAAAAAACATCTAATATTTTTGCTAGAGATTTAAATATTAATAATTCATCTATTATTGGAACAGAGATAAGAATTAAAAATAATGCTGAAATAGATTCTACCTTTATTGATGATAGCTCAATAATTTTACAAAATACATCTAGTATAAGTATTAAAAATAATTCTAACATTAACGCTAATATTAATAGTGTTTCTGTTAATAATAATGCTATTAATACAAATGTTACTTTAGATAATTCAGAAATAAGTGGAAGTATAAATGCAGGTAATCTAACTGCTACAAATGGCTCAATTATAAATAGCAAATCTATTATAAGTGGAACTACAAATATAAGTGATAGCACTATAAAAGCTGATATTTCAAGTAAGAATTTAAATATTACAAATTCAACTGCTAGTGGAACTGCTGATAAAAAATTAGATATACAATCTACCGGAAATCATATGCAATTAAATGGGGTTACATTTAGCGATGTTGCTCTTAGTTCTGGCAATAATAGAATTGATTTAAATGGAGATAATACCTTTAATAGAATTTTAGTTAAAAATGAAAATATAAAAGGAACAGGTCATCATATAACTTTGGGTAATAATGCTAGTGCTACATTTAATGATAGTGAATTTATAAATACTGCTATTAATAATTTTTCAAGTTCTAACACTAATACAACCACTTTTAACAATTCAAAACTAACTAATACAGCTGTGGGTTTAGCATCTACTTTAGATAATGTTGTTTTTAATGGTGGGAGTATTGTTAATAATGATAAAAATATTTCTATCTTGGCTAATAATATAGAATTTAATAGCACCAAAGTAATTTCAAATTTGGGTACTATTAAATCAAATAATAATAAGTATGTATTTAATAATTCTGAATATCAAGGCAACATAAATCTCGGAAATACTTATTTTAATAATACAAAAGTAAATGCTGATTTTATAGGTGGAAAAATTTATTTTGATGGTTTAAGTAGTGTCAGCGGAACCTTAAAGGGTGCTAATATTTATTTAAATGATGAAAATAAAAAAGTATTATCTGATATTATTTACGAAAAAGGTTTGGTTATTGCCGAACAATCTTTAAAATTCGATGGTAAAGAAGATTTCAAAGATAAAGAATATAATTTTGGTTTCTTTGTAGAGAATGATGTAACATTGGATATTAATAATCTCAAAATGTCAAATAATAGTATTAATGCTTGGAGAAAGAATTCGGCAGATTCTTTAGTAAACAATAAAGTAAATATATCAAATTCAAGTTTAAAAGAAGTAGGAATAGGTATACATAATAATTCATCACTTATTAAGTATATGACTGACTATCTTAGCTTTACAAAAACTACAATTACAAACAATAATGCAAATAATATGATATATGCAAAAGTTATAGATATTAAAGATAGTAATATTACTGCTCCTATGATTACCACTTTAAATCAAGAATATTTAAATTCTACAAGTAATGCTATATATTATAAAATTAATAAAATAGGCACTTTTTTAAATATTGATAATTCAATTATTAATAGTTCAGTAGAAACAGGCGAACTTCATCTTAAAAACAATTCAGTTTTAAATGGAAATATCCAAGGAACTCAAAAAGTTTATATAGATAATTCTACTCTTAATGGAAATATTACAAAAGACAATAGAAATACTTGTTTTGAACACGAAGGTTGTAGTAAAGAAGTAGAAGATGTAATCATCACAAACTCAACTATAAAAGGTGATATAAACGAAGTAGGTAATGTAAGCTTAACTAATACTAACCTAGAAGCTTCAAATGTAATAGTAAAAAATGATATTAGCATAGATAACTCAACTAGCACAGAAGCAAAAACCATCACAGGAAATTTCAAAGTAGGCAACGACTTTAAATCAAGCAATACAATTATTCAAGGTAGTATTAATACTACAAATAATATGGAATTAAATAATTCTAATATTAAAGGCGATATAACTGCTAATAATTTAACTTTAAATAATTCTAGTATTACTAATAAAGCTGATGGTTCTACTAATACTATAAATGTTACAAACGATTTAACTATAAATAACGAAAGCCAAACTACTATTGATGGAAATTTCAAAGTAGGCAATGACTTTAAATCAAGTAATACAATCTTTAGTGGAGATATAACTGCAAATAAATTATTAAGCGATGAAAAAAGCACTTTTCAAGGTAATGTTAGTGCTGATAGCATAAGTGCAGTTGGTTCTATATTCAAACAAACTCTAACTATTACAGGCGATAGTAAAAACAATGTCTTAGATAAAGCTACATTAGAGCAAGGCATAATAATTGATAGTAAAGATGCAAAAGTAAGTGTAATAAACGGCTCAGAAATCAAAGGAGAAATAAAAAACGAAGGCTTTATAAATGTAGAAGAAGGCTCAAAGGTATCAGAAAAAGTAACAGGTAGTGGTATTTTAAAAACCGATGGAGCTTTTTATGAAGATAATGTAAGTATGGGTAAGATTGAAGGAGAGAACAATACCTTTAAAGGCGATGTAATTATTACAAATACAAATACCGAAGTAAAAGCTGATAATAATACCTTTTTAGGCAATGTATCAGTAAATAATGGTAAACTTAGTGCTACTACTAATAACAACTTTAAAGACATTAATGCTAATAATATTGATTTTATAAACGATGATATAAAAACAACCGATGAAATAAAAGCTCAAACAATAAAAGTAGATGATAAGCTAGTAATTAAAAATATAGATTTAAAAACAACTTCTATTAGTGCAAACAAAGGAGAGATTACAAACTCAAATGTATTCTTAAATAATACTAATGAAGGCTCTAAAGATACTAAAGTGTTTTTAAAAGGTAAAGATGATAATGCTAGTAGTGTATATGATAAAGCAGAAATAACAAGTGGAGATTACACTATAGAAAAATCAGCTATTAAAGGTGGTATTAGAGCTAATACCTTAACTACAACTAATTCAAAAATAGTAGGGCAATTAGCAGTAAATAATCTAAACGCTACTAATTCTACATTTTATATAACAGGTGGTGGATATAACACTTCTTTATATAATCACTTTAGTGGAGCAATCATTGCAAGATATGGTGCAAGTGGCTTTAATAATATAATTAATATTTCTAATACAAACTTAGGCTTATTAATTAATGGCTATGTTCCTATTGCAATTATTAATAATACTAACAACTCAAATACTACTAATTCAAATTCTACAAGAGCTGATGCAATAGCTACAACACCTAAAGTAGTTAATAAAGACTTCTTTAAGGTAACTTATACAACACCTATTTCAAGTGTATTATTATCACCTAATCTAGTTCATTATACAACTATGCAAGATGAGAATGGAACTAAAGAAGTTTGGAGTGTAGGTTTAGCTGGTAAAGAATTAAGTAAAGATGAAATCCAAGCAATAATTGATGGTAAAGGCAATGTTAATTACACTACAACAGAATTAATTAATAAAAACTATAAAGATTATTTTATGAGTGAATTATTAGACGATAATACAAAAGCTGAATTAAAAAGCATAATTAATACACCTTATTATGTAGCAAAAAATCAAGCAGAGATTTTAAATGATAGATTTACTTATCTAAGAGATGATATTAAAAATCACGGCTTTTGGGTGAATAATTCATATAATTATTTAAAGACTAATTATAATGATTTAAGAAACAAAGGCACAAGTGTTGGTATAGATAAGAATATAAGTTTGGATAGATTTAATCTAACTTATGGAGTATTTGCAAATATTTCAAGATTAGAAATAAATAAAGCTTTAAGCTCTTCTACTAATGTAAGGTCATTTGGAGCTTATGCTTCTACTAATTTTTATAATGGAAGCTTTATTGATTATTCTTTAGCTTATGTAACATTAAAAAATAAATTTGAAGCTAAAAAGATTGATTTATATACTACTAATTACTTAGACTTATATCAAATAGGTTTAGGCTTAGGACATAGATTTAGTATAAATAATAATTACTTAGAGCCTAATATTAAATTAATAGCTACTAGATATAAGGACTTAGACTTAAAAGGAACTAATGCAAGTATAGAAACTAAAAAAGGTCTTCAAGCTAGTATAAAAGCAGGAGTTAAAGCAGGGGTTGAGTTTAACAAAAACTTTAGCTTAGTTACTGAATTACAATACTTTAAAGACCTAAATGCTCTTTCAAAAAGTAAAGTAGTAGCTCTTTTAGAAAACAATTTTAACAATATCCAAGATAGTGGCTTAAATGCTAAAATAGGATTTTTAGTAAAACCAAATTCTAAACTAGACATTAATGCTGATTTTACAAAGAATATTTCTAATGAGTTTGATACAGGATATAGATTAAACTTAGGATTTAGCTATAAGTTTTAA
- a CDS encoding methyl-accepting chemotaxis protein, with translation MKLTNKIPALIAIPLVVCFIVLCIVNYSSSKTDSLSFTDKAKENGLNATMLYVDSYFNSRINFIEQFSPILANSISEDNQDENIFKILKNYLGISNFSALFIGMADSGKFYYISSNNEPYIVKDQDARSRGWYKDAISANRALLGKEVYPDERLKEKVMTISAPIIKNGKIIGVIGGDMAFKDLKNQILTLHFSKTNTIFAYDDKLEFVMHPNEEFELKQDDVIKMIENNLKDGISVRYTFKGDEKTAVCINSNTTGWKFCSTNLTSDIDDTLNSLLKQNITLFFASLVIILLCLFFLIKFSLRPLEIIQKGLREVFSLINHERKTASKIDLNSKDEFGDMAKAINENIERTINSLTQDTNAVEQSVQTAAAIESGDLKARITLNPANPQLIELKNVLNKMLDTLEEKVGANTNSIEKIFDEYSQNDFRNEIKNAKGRVELATNMLGKQIRDMLKTNLETARNLQDKSKILKTSVSDINEGARKQASSLQESAAAVEEMSASMHAVNQKSNEVIKNGEDIKNVITMIRDIAEQINLLALNAAIEAARAGEHGRGFAVVADEVRKLAESTQKSLTEIEASVNVLTQGINDMSESIKEQTQAISQINEAISSIDELTRANVVVADNTNKISDEVDLMASIAVEAVMKNKF, from the coding sequence ATGAAATTAACAAACAAAATTCCAGCATTAATTGCTATCCCACTTGTAGTTTGCTTTATTGTATTGTGTATAGTGAATTATTCTAGTTCAAAAACTGATTCATTATCATTTACAGACAAAGCTAAAGAAAACGGCTTAAATGCCACTATGCTTTATGTAGATTCTTATTTTAATTCAAGAATAAATTTTATAGAGCAATTCTCACCAATTTTAGCAAATTCAATTAGTGAAGATAATCAAGATGAGAATATCTTTAAAATTCTTAAAAATTATTTAGGAATTTCAAATTTCTCTGCTTTATTTATTGGTATGGCTGATAGTGGCAAGTTTTATTATATTAGCTCTAATAACGAGCCTTATATAGTAAAAGACCAAGATGCAAGAAGTAGGGGTTGGTATAAAGATGCTATTAGTGCCAATAGGGCTTTATTAGGTAAAGAAGTTTATCCTGATGAGAGATTAAAAGAAAAAGTTATGACAATTTCAGCACCTATTATTAAAAATGGCAAAATCATTGGAGTAATTGGTGGAGATATGGCATTTAAAGATTTAAAAAATCAAATTTTAACTTTACATTTTTCTAAGACCAACACAATATTTGCTTATGATGATAAATTAGAATTTGTAATGCACCCAAATGAAGAATTTGAATTAAAGCAAGATGATGTTATAAAAATGATTGAAAATAATCTAAAAGATGGCATTTCAGTTCGCTATACCTTTAAAGGTGATGAAAAAACTGCAGTATGTATTAATTCAAATACAACAGGCTGGAAATTCTGTAGCACCAATTTAACTAGCGATATAGACGATACTTTAAATTCTTTATTAAAACAAAATATAACATTATTTTTCGCTTCTTTAGTGATTATTTTATTATGCTTATTCTTCTTAATCAAATTCTCACTTCGCCCACTTGAAATCATTCAAAAAGGCTTAAGAGAAGTATTTTCACTAATAAATCACGAAAGAAAAACAGCAAGTAAGATTGATTTAAATTCTAAAGATGAATTCGGAGATATGGCTAAAGCTATTAATGAAAACATTGAAAGAACAATCAACTCACTTACTCAAGATACAAACGCAGTAGAACAAAGCGTTCAAACAGCAGCAGCAATTGAAAGCGGAGATTTAAAAGCAAGAATTACTTTAAATCCTGCAAACCCACAATTAATTGAATTAAAAAATGTCTTAAATAAAATGCTTGATACTTTAGAAGAAAAAGTTGGAGCTAATACAAACTCAATTGAAAAGATATTTGATGAATATAGCCAAAACGACTTTAGAAATGAAATAAAAAATGCTAAAGGTAGAGTAGAACTTGCAACTAATATGTTAGGTAAGCAAATAAGAGATATGTTAAAAACAAATCTTGAAACTGCAAGAAACCTACAAGATAAATCTAAAATACTAAAAACAAGTGTTAGTGATATAAACGAAGGTGCAAGAAAGCAAGCAAGTAGCTTACAAGAAAGTGCAGCAGCAGTAGAAGAGATGAGTGCATCTATGCATGCAGTAAATCAAAAATCAAACGAAGTTATTAAAAACGGAGAAGATATTAAAAATGTTATTACTATGATTAGAGACATTGCAGAACAAATTAATCTACTTGCACTTAATGCTGCAATTGAAGCAGCACGTGCAGGTGAGCACGGACGTGGATTTGCTGTAGTTGCTGATGAAGTAAGAAAACTAGCTGAAAGCACTCAAAAATCACTAACAGAAATAGAAGCAAGTGTTAATGTATTAACTCAAGGTATAAATGATATGAGTGAAAGCATTAAAGAACAAACTCAAGCAATATCTCAAATAAATGAAGCAATAAGTAGTATAGATGAGCTAACACGTGCTAATGTAGTAGTAGCTGATAATACTAATAAAATATCAGATGAAGTAGATTTAATGGCTAGCATTGCTGTTGAAGCTGTTATGAAGAATAAATTCTAA